In Aeromicrobium marinum DSM 15272, one genomic interval encodes:
- a CDS encoding Mov34/MPN/PAD-1 family protein, protein MLTIDRATVDAIIAHARRDHPDEACGVVAGAIGSDLPTRHVPMLNAAMSPTFYEFDSGDLLRLYRDMDDRDEEPVVVYHSHTATEAYPSRTDIDLASEPGAHYVLVSTRDGAHEAGPVDVRSYRIVDGEVTEEEVRIVERYDHDVPHEKVNP, encoded by the coding sequence GTGCTCACCATCGACCGCGCGACCGTCGACGCGATTATCGCGCACGCCCGTCGTGACCACCCCGACGAGGCCTGCGGCGTGGTGGCGGGGGCCATCGGCTCGGACCTGCCCACCCGCCACGTGCCGATGCTGAACGCCGCCATGTCGCCCACCTTCTACGAGTTCGACTCCGGGGACCTGTTGCGGCTGTACCGCGACATGGACGACCGCGACGAGGAGCCCGTGGTCGTCTACCACTCGCACACCGCGACCGAGGCGTACCCGTCGCGCACCGACATCGACCTCGCCTCCGAGCCCGGCGCGCACTACGTGCTGGTGAGCACCCGCGACGGTGCGCACGAGGCCGGCCCCGTGGACGTGCGGTCGTACCGCATCGTGGACGGCGAGGTCACGGAGGAAGAAGTCCGCATCGTCGAGCGTTATGACCACGACGTCCCCCA